Genomic segment of Panicum virgatum strain AP13 chromosome 2K, P.virgatum_v5, whole genome shotgun sequence:
AATTGCAAGTGTAGATTTGTGATGGCAAGATTGTAACTTTGGGTGTGTAATGCATATTTTTAGTTGGACCGGCATAGCCCTCGGATGTTCTTTGCAGGACTACTGACTTGTGACTTGTGTATGTCTTGTAGGGCATCGGCAGAGGAGGCCACGAGAATGCTAAAAGGAAGCCAGATGGGAGGTAACACTGCGAGACTTTCATGGGCCCACCTTTCTGCTAACAAACAGGTAGCTCTGCTGCTCGTTTATATTCTAGTTGCTAATTTCCATGGCAAAAATCATATGAGTTTTGTTTGTTGATACTCGTACTCTTCCTGCACAAATATGAGCAGGATCAACAAAATGGCTACTACGCTCGCCTCAATTGCTTTGATCCTTCTGGTTCTGGTTGGTCACTTCAGTTTGGCTCAGAAGGCTGTGGCTTTTTTCAGCTGGGAAACTTCAGCGAGGACATGATGAATGGTATGTGCGTGTCTTGACCAAGTGATTTAATTTCTTAAATGTTTTTGAGTTTTAACTTCCTTTGTCTCTGCAAGTTCCTATCCTTAAATGCATGCACCTTTGTGTAGAGTAGCCTTCTTAGTTGCTTCCTAGTAGGTTTTAACTTCAGTGAGCATATAATGTAAGTTGTCTCCTAGTTGCTATCCTTATCTAGGAGCGGTTTGGCATGCTGTACTAGTAGGTTCCTTGGATACAAATTTGTGTTTTTAAAATGCTCTTCTGGCTCTTCTTTGAGAAAGCTATTTTTCATCACTTGCGCAGTCAATATGTCCATTCACACATGTAGTCTCTGTTCTCGCAGCGACATATGTTGCATGCTTTGATGTATTTCAAGTTTGCAGAATATGCATCAAATATGTAGTTACATTCTTTCAGTTTCGGTGGTTTGATGCAGCTTTAGAATGGTTTATGTGGTGGCCTTTCAATTCATTTGTCAACTATCATAGTGCTGAATTCATTGCTTTGAATGTTACCACATTGCACTGCATTGATCATGAGTATCTAGCTAGTGCTGCATGAGCGAAACAGAAATGGATCACAAAGTCCGAATAAACTACATGTTCTTTTTTATTAAAATGGTTTGACCTTGATCTAACATTGTTTCACGTTGATCAGATGGTCAGATTACCTTCATGGGCGCCGGCCTTGTACTCAAACGAGGCTTTTCAGGGACTGCCAGTGGCAATGGTGGTCTTGAGAAGAAATTCTGGCAGTGGATAGAGCAGATGTATTCAAAGCTGTTTTTGGAGATGGCCTATGATCGTCCTACTGGGAGGATGTCTAGGATCTCCATATGTGCAGTGGCCTACAATGCCATATGCCAAGCATTCAAAGATTTGTACGATCTGTACCTTATGTTGGTGTATGTAGCTAGCAGGTACTCACCAGACAGCTGGGACGAGCCCTTGAGGGATGCGAGGCCTTTTGGGGAGAGTATCCTGCAACACAGTAGGGAGGAGAGGAGCCTGGACTTCAGAGGGGGGGTAGGAGTACCGCTTGTTAGCTTTAGATTAGAATACACGCTAAGACTAACAGCCAAACATTGGATCCCGCGAGGAAGTAGTGCTTTTGTTGGGTGGTCGCTTTGTACGATGGACTGTTGTTGCTGTTCCTATTCTAGAAACTCCGTTATAAGTTTCGTTGTGCCTTGTGCCGGCTGACATTTGCTTGTTATCCTCACATGGCCTAGGCTGTTAGCTTGAATCAAGGTAGTAGCTTTAGCAGATTGTGGGCGATCTCCTGTGTCTGTTTCTATCTCATGTACTCTGAAATTTCCATTTAAATCTATGGAATGAAATTTTATGGGGATTAGGGTTTTGATAAATCGGTGGATGGTGTGGGGGTGGGGTCATACATGATCCCATTTCTTAACCCTTTTGCATTTTTGAACTAGATTATGTGAAGTCGTGATAGAGGAGCCTTCTTGGTTTTGGTTCGTCTTCACCATTGGATGCCATGCATTCATAAAACTAGATGGAGTTTGATGCACTGAAGAAGGACGCAGCTTAGTTGAAGAAGGGGTGCTGCCCACTGCcaaagaaaatagaaattttTGAGTTAAGACTAGAACattgcgcggcgttgccgcgcagaaatatgccctccagttcaggtttattttaaaaaattgaactGTAAATAGTCAGGGGGATTTTCGAAAAATTGGTAGATTGCGTgggttatttggtaaatttggcgTCGACGGAGTACCTGTCGATTACTAAAAAGTTCAAGgggtttttcataaaattgatgcacgcagaaatatgccctccagttcaggtttattttaaaaaattgaactGCAAAAAGTCCGGGGGGATTTTTGTAAAATTGGTAGACTACGTgggttatttggtaaatttggcgtcgacggagtaccggtcgattactgaaaagttcaagggggTTTTCATAAAATTTATGGACTTCAGAATCATTTTAACAAAgtccagggttttttttacaaaattcacggagtacgacacgattactaaaagttcagggtttttttttgtaaagtaaGGCTCCACAAAGTCCGAGGGGTTTTCCATTAAATTGATGGACTCCGTGTTCATTCTAATAAAGCTGGCCGCGCAGAAATATGCCCTCCAGTTCaggtttattttaaaaaattgaactGTAAACAGTCAGGGGGATTTTCGAAAAATTGGTAGATTGCGTgggttatttggtaaatttggcgTCGACGGAGTACCTGTCGATTACTAAAAAGTTCAAGgggtttttcataaaattgatgCACGCAGAAATATGCTCTCCAGTTCaggtttattttaaaaaattgaactGCAAAAAGTCCGGGGGGATTTTTGTAAAATTGGTAGACTACGTgggttatttggtaaatttggcgtcgacggagtaccggtcgattactgaaaagttcaagggggTTTTCATAAAATTTATGGACTTCAGAATCATTTTAACAAagtccagggtttttttttacaaaattcacggagtacgacacgattactaaaagttcagggttttttttgtaaagtaaGGCTCCACAAAGTCCGAGGGGTTTTCCATTAAATTGATGGACTCCGTGTTCATTCTAATAAAGCTGGCCGTGCAGAAATATGCCCTCCAGTTCaggtttattttaaaaaattgaactGCAAAAAGTCAGGGGGATTTTCGTAACATTGGTAGATTGCGTgggttatttggtaaatttggcgtcgacggagtaccggtcgattactgaaaagttcaaggggtttttcataaaattgatgCGCACAGAAATATGCCCTCCAGTTTaagtttattttaaaaaattgaactGCAAAAAGTCCGGGGGGATTTTCGTAAAATTAGTAGACTGCGTgggttatttggtaaatttggcgtcgacggagtaccggtcgattactgaaaagttcaaggggtttttcataaaatttATGGACTTCAGAATCATTTTAACAAagtccagggtttttttttacaaaattcacggAGTACGACACGATTACTAAAAGTTCAGGGTTTTTTTGTAAAGTAAGGCTCCACAAAGTCCGAGGGGTTTTCCATTAAATTGATGGACTCCGTGTTCATTTTAATAAATCTCggggtttttttgcaaaatttacgtCCCTATCTATTTctggccgtcggatcgcgatccgacggccgatgtTTTCCAACCTACGTGGCCCATTTCCCTGGCCAGGACCGCGACGCGGATTCAGTATTGAAAGATTCGCAACTAATAACAACTCTCAGATCGTTCTGATGTCATTGTGAGGAATGATAAAATAGAGGATAAAGGCGGATCTTACTAtgaggccagtctcagtggagaTTTCATGGAGAGTTTTATGActttaaatatcatcaattttgctgacatggcaaggagagagaaggatggagtttcatgggatgtgaggagagtttcatcaccataaaattCATCTGGCACGGTTACCTAGTTTCCAGTTTAGGTATATGTGCCCGTGAAACTCCCACTGACCTGATGGATGCTTGGTGGATTACATCCAAATCCTAGTTCATCCAAACTCTAGCCAGAACGAGCAAAAATCTGAGAAGGCAAGTAGAGTTTCGAGGGTGCCCATTGCTCAATCCTACCTTGCCTCGTGGGCCTGCTGGTACCATCTCCTGTATTACACTCCGGCGGTCCGaacttgtctaaatctttgtgtttcttgcactattgcgttctgatctcggcgagtccttGCCTACAATCAATCTCTTTGGAGTATACCTCGGAGAGCTtgccggtaaaacaccgacacaaactataataatttgatagtaaGAACCTCGGACCATACCTTGTATGCTGCGTCTTTTCTAGAAATGGATCTAGAAATTTGTTTGCGTGCGATTGGAGTGAGTGCTCAGGAATCTCTTCACCATGGTGTCATGTGGACCCACCAGTTCATCCCGCCCTCGGTCTGGCCCAAACGATGCACACCTGATTGAAAAGAGCAGGACAATCTTTCAGAATATTCTCCACTATGCAAAAAGGAGATATTTTCCATGGAACACTCTAGATTTAGTAATAGTAAAATTAGAAAATATTATAATACTCCCTACCACTTGTCTTAATATCATCCTCCCCCTTGTCCTATAAATAAGACCCCCTCCCTTGCCATGGCATCCATCCATGAGCATGGTTGATGAGAGGAGGTAGTGCTAGacaggagagaggaagagataGGGGTGATTGCTAGGCTAGCCACTAAAGAAGAAAGTGTTGTATGCACTTGTACAATATTGTTGTGTCGCAATAAAATCTTGCTCTTGTAGGTGTTAGTCTCACGGTTAAGCCACAtagttacttagtgtataaaatgtgatccatcgaaggttggctctctGTCACCTGGGATCACAAAGGGTCTAGGTTTTATCGTAGGTTGGTTCTGCCATTCGAAAACCAGCTTCATCTGCTGGTAGGCTTTGCCACCTGGAAGTGAAAAGATGGATCTGCCATCAAAAGGACTCAATACACTAAGTAGCGTTGAAACTAAATGTGCCTTCAAAAAGTTCACCAACAATGCATAGCGTTGAAACTTCAATGCCCTCAAAAGACACCTGCTCAAAACATGTCATGTATAGGTTTATGTGGTCCATAACAATAGCTGTCAAGTTACAAATAGTATGGTTTGAACAAACCATTGCTTTGTTTATTGATGTTGTATCAGACGTGTAGTCAATAGTCATTGCATTATATTTATGTATGATACAGTTAGTACACTTAAATTGTTTGCTTTTTTCACACAAGATACACTCTTGTTCTTGCGGGGCCAACAGATTTGGAGCTATGTCTTAGGGTAGATAGGCACTTCGATGGCAATGCTGAGGGTTCAGTATTTGAAATGGTATGACTTATGCTTCTTTTGTCCCCATTGATCAGTAGGATAACACTTTTAGTCCCTGATTTTCCTTCTTTCTAAAACGTTGGTAGTGAGTTACCTTTTAATAGTCATTGTTAGGCATCGCCATATGTACTGATTGTTTTAATTCGATCTGAAAATTGTAGCTTTTTCATATTTTCCTAAAACTTAGTCTCGCATTTGATTGCTTATGGTAGTGTCCTTTATCTTGTTTTCGCTTTTACCCAGCAGTCTCCATTTGACTTGCTACGGGGTTATGGACATATGGTGTTGTGATTTGCATACTCATGCCAGCTGATTAGTGCCTCAGATTGGATGTTGGAATTAATAGCTTATATTTGTATTTGTTAATTTTATTTCTtacaaagaaattttgatcagGGAAAAATATAACATGTAGTGTAAAATGGTTTTTTATAATAGTTTTGGATCTGAATGATAAATTGCGATCATCTTGTATACTGCACTCTTTCTGTAGTCTTTCACATTGCTTGTTTATTTGCGAACTATTTATTTTTCTATCTTCTTTTGAGGATATGTTTATGCTGGTGTGATAAACTAAATGTGCCTTGCAGGGCAAACCAGATTGGTAGCTATGGGCAGACAAGCAACTTTGATGTCCCCAAGAAACTTTGATGTCCCTCCTGAGAGTTCAATATTTGGAATGGTACGTACGATAACATTTTAGTCTATGATTTTCCTCCTTAATCAGTAGGATAACATTTTAGTCCATGATTTTCCTTCTTTTGGTAGTGAGTTACATTTTCATTGTCAGGCAACAACATTGATGGTTGGAACTTTGGGGAGCAGAAGCCTCTCTAGCTACCCGAGGGAGCGACGCTATTGGGATCCCTTTTGGGTGAGGTTTTTGGACATGAATTTTCATGGCATGGGGCTTACACCTTATGGTCCTTTGTCCCGGCTTGTTCTCACTGTGGTAATCTTTGACACCATCTCTCAATCACTCAAGGAAGTCATCTCGGGCATATGTTGGTTGGGAGAGAGCTTGAGAGTGCTTGTGCGAGTGCTCTGCAACATGCCTAAGGGCAACGGGTGGGAGGGGTTCTCTGATGTGTCTGGGTGGTACCCATTTTTGGAGTAGCTGAGTTAGGATCTGAGAGATATGTTACTAGTAGGATTTATATTACCAAGACATGTTATTTATGTTACTAGTAGGATCGATATTACTAAGACATTATCAAACTGTTTTGCAAAATGCTCTTACCAAGTGATAAAATTGAGATGTCAACATT
This window contains:
- the LOC120660151 gene encoding uncharacterized protein LOC120660151 — encoded protein: MAASYAAAMRLSLPRLLEASAATGPGGGFTRAGAASRERGFCVAVDAGYMAYGLPLLRGLPDVRLARNPVQQWLTAASYYDSAIFVGDFSYDVEYMLHHLFKSRYPSAKSAKLIFDKLTGRQNAMPLFAWRYVNEHVQAISEMNGACCSTRPTWTGPHIYQPSFVQNTQGTDSYLDTNNSKLFIGYLDLMQAFSPYGDLVNVKVLAGKGCGLVTYSNRASAEEATRMLKGSQMGGNTARLSWAHLSANKQDQQNGYYARLNCFDPSGSGWSLQFGSEGCGFFQLGNFSEDMMNDGQITFMGAGLVLKRGFSGTASGNGGLEKKFWQWIEQMYSKLFLEMAYDRPTGRMSRISICAVAYNAICQAFKDLYDLYLMLVYVASRYSPDSWDEPLRDARPFGESILQHSREERSLDFRGGVGVPLVSFRLEYTLRLTAKHWIPRGSSAFVGWSLCTMDCCCCSYSRNSVISFVVPCAG